The following coding sequences are from one Microcoleus sp. bin38.metabat.b11b12b14.051 window:
- a CDS encoding calcium-binding protein has translation MTLPGAGGADILTGGTGSDVLTGGAGADIFVYNAPGEGTDSITDFTFGSDKLQFSASAFGNLTSTNFVSVSGSTPEIAGKQLVIFTGGTYASVDAAQTKALGNSTSAGFFAYTNGSNETVLVFDSNGTLAGGSTIIANLGTAAGTLGTADFVFTGTIANTPAATTANLGSTIDLNAANAGTFATALVNNFGSGAGGYNFSTPVLFTGNGSANNVTGTEFADIISGGAGNDTISGAGGADILTGGTGSDVLTGGAGADIFVYNAPGEGTDSITDFTFGSDKLQFSASAFGNLTSTNFVSASGSTPEIAGKQLVIFTGGTYASVDAAQTKALGNSTTPGFFAYTNGSNETVLVFDSNGTIAGGSTIIANLGTAAGTLGTADFVFTGTIFANTPAATTANLGSTIDLTAANAGTFATALVNNFGSGAGGYNFTTPVLFTGNGSGNNVTGTQFSDILNGGSGADIFDGGAGNDSISGGAGNDSLFGGAGNDTISGGAGNDTISGGDGNDSLIGGLGTNVLSGGLGADVFVFTGTTAGGGDIITDYSIVDDVINLDKTAFAGLGAGVLGSSFYRYNSTVATVSAIESSLTAPSIIALFDSAANTTKLYYDSNGPTVGGNSLFATVNVNLGVSGNSELFLF, from the coding sequence CTGACTTTACCCGGTGCTGGCGGTGCAGATATCCTCACAGGCGGTACAGGTTCAGATGTTCTCACGGGCGGTGCTGGTGCGGATATCTTTGTGTACAATGCTCCGGGCGAAGGCACTGATAGCATTACTGACTTTACCTTCGGAAGTGACAAATTGCAGTTTAGCGCTAGTGCTTTCGGCAATTTGACTTCGACAAACTTTGTCAGTGTTAGCGGTTCAACTCCTGAGATTGCTGGCAAACAGTTGGTAATCTTCACTGGTGGAACTTATGCCTCTGTAGATGCGGCACAAACTAAGGCTCTGGGCAATTCAACCAGTGCTGGTTTCTTCGCATATACCAATGGGTCAAATGAGACAGTGTTGGTGTTTGACTCCAACGGTACGCTCGCGGGCGGTTCGACAATTATTGCGAATCTGGGTACTGCTGCTGGGACTTTGGGAACTGCGGACTTTGTGTTTACAGGGACGATCGCCAATACTCCGGCTGCAACTACTGCTAACTTAGGTAGCACGATCGACTTAAATGCTGCAAATGCGGGTACTTTCGCGACAGCCTTGGTTAACAATTTCGGTTCTGGTGCTGGCGGTTACAACTTCAGCACTCCTGTCTTATTCACAGGAAATGGCAGCGCTAACAACGTCACGGGTACTGAATTTGCTGACATCATCAGCGGCGGTGCTGGTAACGATACGATTAGCGGTGCTGGCGGTGCAGATATCCTCACAGGCGGTACAGGTTCAGATGTTCTCACGGGCGGTGCTGGTGCGGATATCTTTGTGTACAATGCTCCGGGCGAAGGCACTGATAGCATTACTGACTTTACCTTCGGAAGTGACAAATTGCAGTTTAGCGCTAGTGCTTTCGGCAATTTGACTTCGACAAACTTTGTCAGTGCTAGCGGTTCAACTCCTGAGATTGCTGGCAAACAGTTGGTAATCTTCACTGGTGGAACTTATGCCTCTGTAGATGCGGCACAAACTAAGGCTCTGGGCAATTCTACAACTCCTGGTTTCTTCGCATATACCAATGGGTCAAATGAGACAGTGTTGGTGTTTGACTCCAACGGTACGATCGCGGGCGGTTCGACAATTATTGCCAACTTGGGTACTGCTGCTGGGACTTTGGGAACTGCGGACTTTGTGTTTACAGGGACGATCTTCGCCAATACTCCTGCTGCAACTACTGCTAACTTAGGTAGCACGATCGACTTAACTGCTGCAAATGCGGGTACTTTCGCGACAGCCTTGGTTAACAATTTCGGTTCTGGTGCTGGCGGTTACAACTTCACCACTCCTGTCTTATTCACAGGAAATGGCAGCGGTAATAACGTCACTGGTACTCAGTTCTCCGATATTTTGAACGGGGGATCGGGTGCTGATATCTTCGACGGTGGTGCTGGTAATGACAGCATCTCCGGCGGCGCTGGTAATGACAGTCTCTTCGGCGGCGCTGGTAATGACACCATCTCCGGCGGCGCTGGTAATGACACCATCTCCGGCGGCGACGGGAATGACTCTTTAATCGGCGGTTTGGGAACAAATGTTCTCAGCGGCGGACTTGGTGCTGATGTGTTTGTGTTCACCGGAACTACTGCTGGTGGCGGAGATATCATTACCGATTACAGCATCGTTGATGATGTAATTAACCTTGACAAAACTGCTTTTGCCGGGTTGGGAGCTGGGGTTTTGGGTTCGAGTTTCTACCGGTACAACAGCACTGTTGCTACTGTCAGTGCGATCGAATCATCGTTGACTGCGCCGTCGATTATTGCTCTCTTTGATAGTGCAGCTAATACTACTAAGCTGTATTACGATAGCAACGGTCCTACGGTTGGTGGCAACAGTTTGTTTGCTACTGTCAATGTCAATTTGGGAGTCTCTGGTAATTCTGAATTGTTCTTGTTCTAA
- the phnE gene encoding phosphonate ABC transporter, permease protein PhnE, with amino-acid sequence MIQKNSNNLSKTNSWIKNLGIAAGLIVLYGWALRGLEIDAATLINSWPYMTDFISRLWPPNLEIIDVAIKALIETVQMSLWGTTIGAILSVPIAIASSHNIAPKWLQWLANLLQNAVRSVPSIVLGLLFVSATGLGAPAGTLALGIYTIGYLAKFYQEAIESVEARSIESLQVAGASWLQVAQYGIFPQVLPLALGYTLWMFEYNIRAASVLGVVGAGGIGFELVNYIRSFEYNKATTMMLVLLVVVTAIDVISSKWRQRLETK; translated from the coding sequence ATGATCCAAAAAAACTCAAATAACTTATCAAAAACCAATAGCTGGATCAAAAATCTCGGTATAGCAGCAGGTTTAATTGTACTTTACGGTTGGGCGCTGCGGGGATTAGAAATTGACGCCGCAACCTTGATAAACAGTTGGCCTTACATGACCGATTTTATCTCCCGCTTGTGGCCACCGAATCTAGAAATAATCGACGTAGCAATCAAGGCGTTAATCGAAACAGTGCAAATGTCGCTGTGGGGAACGACAATCGGCGCCATTCTTTCCGTACCGATCGCGATCGCCAGTTCCCACAACATAGCACCAAAGTGGCTGCAATGGCTAGCTAATTTATTGCAAAATGCGGTACGTTCTGTGCCTTCAATTGTGCTAGGATTACTGTTTGTATCAGCGACTGGTTTGGGTGCGCCCGCTGGTACTTTGGCCCTGGGAATTTATACTATAGGTTACCTGGCTAAATTTTATCAAGAGGCGATCGAGTCTGTGGAAGCGCGATCGATCGAATCGTTGCAAGTCGCAGGTGCATCTTGGCTACAAGTGGCGCAATACGGCATTTTTCCGCAGGTGTTGCCGCTAGCCCTCGGTTACACGCTGTGGATGTTTGAGTACAACATCCGGGCGGCTTCGGTGTTGGGAGTCGTCGGCGCCGGCGGCATTGGTTTTGAATTGGTGAATTATATCCGCTCTTTTGAGTACAATAAGGCTACCACGATGATGTTGGTGTTGTTGGTTGTCGTTACTGCGATCGATGTAATTAGCAGTAAATGGCGGCAGCGGTTGGAAACAAAGTAA
- a CDS encoding phosphonate ABC transporter ATP-binding protein: MTIECSQLKTNYSNSLKRPILNGIDCKIKRGEFVALLGLNGAGKSTLLRSFVGLIPVKTGEIRINDTVITPRSLRRIRRDIGLIFQGGGLIKQLPAIDNVLCGCLGGLKTWETLWGFPKQQRDRAFDLLADFGLQDLAYQKTGLLSGGQQQKVAIARALIQSPQILLADEPTTGLDVIAAQQVMEILAQLHQKQGMTVVVVLHDLGMASTYPERAIVLDAGQIVYDGKCHNLSDKFSKLTPPKVQV; encoded by the coding sequence ATGACTATCGAATGCAGCCAATTAAAAACAAATTATTCAAACTCGCTCAAACGCCCAATTCTAAATGGGATTGATTGCAAAATTAAACGAGGCGAATTTGTAGCACTTCTCGGTTTAAACGGCGCAGGAAAATCTACGCTGTTACGTTCATTCGTCGGATTAATCCCCGTCAAAACCGGAGAAATTCGGATTAACGATACAGTCATAACTCCGCGCAGCTTGAGACGAATTCGGCGCGACATTGGCTTAATTTTTCAAGGTGGCGGCTTGATCAAACAGCTACCCGCGATCGACAATGTACTGTGTGGTTGCTTAGGAGGATTGAAAACTTGGGAGACACTGTGGGGTTTTCCGAAACAACAGCGCGATCGCGCTTTTGACTTACTCGCAGACTTCGGACTCCAAGACCTAGCATACCAAAAAACCGGACTGCTCAGCGGCGGACAACAGCAAAAAGTAGCCATCGCCCGCGCCCTCATCCAATCACCGCAGATTTTACTAGCAGACGAGCCCACCACCGGATTAGACGTAATCGCCGCCCAACAAGTCATGGAAATCCTCGCCCAACTGCACCAAAAACAAGGAATGACCGTAGTTGTAGTATTGCACGACCTAGGAATGGCCAGCACATATCCCGAAAGAGCGATCGTCCTCGATGCCGGTCAGATAGTCTATGATGGCAAATGTCACAACCTGTCCGACAAATTCAGCAAACTAACACCACCCAAAGTACAAGTCTGA